The proteins below are encoded in one region of Balaenoptera acutorostrata chromosome 11, mBalAcu1.1, whole genome shotgun sequence:
- the LOC103012539 gene encoding ubiquinol-cytochrome-c reductase complex assembly factor 6 isoform X1, with protein MPAGVSWTSYLKMFAASLLAMCAGAEVVHRYYRPDLKVETIRMHIHQLTIPEIPPKPGELKTELLGLKERQHEPQNSSLPRTL; from the exons ATGCCCGCGGGCGTGTCCTGGACGTCCTACCTGAAAATGTTCGCCGCCAGCCTCCTGGCCATGTGCGCCGGCGCGGAGGTGGTGCACCGGTACTACCGGCCGGACCTG aaagtggaaacaatccgAATGCATATCCATCAGCTG acaATACCTGAAATTCCACCAAAGCCTGGAGAACTCAAAACAGAGCTTTTGGGACTGAAGGAGAGACAACATGAACCTCAAAATTCATCTCTGCCAAGAACTCTGTGA
- the LOC103012539 gene encoding ubiquinol-cytochrome-c reductase complex assembly factor 6 isoform X2, with protein MPAGVSWTSYLKMFAASLLAMCAGAEVVHRYYRPDLTIPEIPPKPGELKTELLGLKERQHEPQNSSLPRTL; from the exons ATGCCCGCGGGCGTGTCCTGGACGTCCTACCTGAAAATGTTCGCCGCCAGCCTCCTGGCCATGTGCGCCGGCGCGGAGGTGGTGCACCGGTACTACCGGCCGGACCTG acaATACCTGAAATTCCACCAAAGCCTGGAGAACTCAAAACAGAGCTTTTGGGACTGAAGGAGAGACAACATGAACCTCAAAATTCATCTCTGCCAAGAACTCTGTGA